CAGGGCTTCTATCGCAGCTCCTACGAGGTGCTCAATGAGACCAGGTAAGGCTCAACTGATTGCTTGCTAACTACTCCAATTAATGATCCTTTGATTTATGCAGATGGGTCGCTTCCACACAGTTCCAGGCAACGGACGCACGACGCGCCTTTCCCTGCTTCGATGAGCCCGCTCTCAAGGCCAACTTTACACTACACATCGCCCGGCCACGTCACCTAACCACCATCTCCAATATGCCAATCCTCTCCAGCAATAATCAGTAAGTTGATTCCTTACAAATAGGTATTCAAATGtttggcaaaaaaattattttaaggaaattaataatatttgaatgcaggaTGAATTAAGAGTCCAAACcatgttcaaaatgacattccgttggaaaatcggttcagttttgaaaaagttatgaaagtttgaagttagtcagaCCGTGGATctatcaactttacaagtcaaaatttttgtccaatttgacttgatattttacaagaaaatgaaaggtctcagaattaagtttaaagtgttgttttatactaattacgatataaggagttgattaagtgtgaaaacttaagatttaaaattttcaattttttaaatttcaaaggggggacccttatcaTCAAGGTCTAGATCTagacgaaaatattttttttttttcaaaagtaatttaatttgaatgcagaatgaatttggaggccaaaccatgatcaaaatgatattccgcatgaaaatcggtttaattttgacaaagttatgaaagtttgaagttggtcaataccttaacctagcaactttacaagtcaaaatttttgtccaatttaacatgattttttacaagaaaatgaaaggtctcagaattaagtttaaagtgttgttttacactaattacgatataaggagttgattaaaagtgaaaacttaagatttaaaatttttaattttcaaaatttcaaaggggggacccttatcaTCAATGTCCAGATTTAGacggaaatatttttttttaccaaataaattttatttgaatgcagaatgaatttggaggtcaaaccatgatcaaaatgatattccgcataaaaatcggttaaattttgacaaagttatgcaagtttgaagttagaATAGAGggaaaatttcttttaattctaaaatctTCATAATTGATCTGCATGCAATCTTTTAGGGTATTGTCACCaataatatagttttttaaagGGCACCCAATAagaatattgtttaattaagtatccttttttcattattacaGCGAATCCATACCGAACTATGTGTGGGATCACTTTGCAGAAACGTTGCCCATGTCCACCTACCTTTTGGCCTATGCCATATCCGACTTCACACACATCTCCTCGGGTAACTTCTCGGTTTGGGCTCGAGCCGATGCCATTCGATCAGCCGAGTATGCTTTGAGTGTTGGACCGAAGATACTCGATTTTCTGCAGAACTTCTTTGGGATAGCATTTCCTTTGCCCAAAATTGATATGATAGCTTTGCCGGAGTTCCAAGCGGGCGCCATGGAGAACTGGGGACTCATCACATTCCGGGAGACGGCGATGCTGTATGAAAAGGGCGTGTCAACCGCCAGCAACAAGCAGCGTGTGGCGTCTGTGGTGGGACATGAGTTGGCACATCAGTGGTTCGGGAATCTTGTCACTCCCAGCTGGTGGTCAGATATTTGGCTAAACGAAGGATTCGCCAGCTACATGGAATATCTCACAGCAAATGCTGTGGCACCCGAATGGAAACTGCTCGATGAGTTTGTGGTCAATGAGTTGCAGACTGTGTTCCAACTGGACGCACTGACAACGTCGCATAAAATCTCCCAGGAAGTTGGCAATCCACAGGAAATCTTTGAGTTATTTGATCGCATTTCGTATGCCAAGGGATCGACTGTGATACGCATGATGAGTCACTTTCTAACCGACATTGTCTTTCGTGGTGGACTCAGCAACTATTTGCGAGAAATGTAAGTAGAGTGGGATCTAAGAAATCagagaaattttaaatctaatctGTAATGTTCTTTTCAGGGCCTATAAATCCGCCACGCAGGATGATCTTTGGCGTTTCCTCACGGATGAGGCCAAGGCTTCGGGTTTACTCGATAGCAGCACCAGTGTCAAAGCCATCATGGACACCTGGACACTACAGACTGGCTTTCCGGTGGTTAAGATCTCACGTCATCCCAATTCAGATGCTGTGCGTTTGGAGCAGGTGCGCTTCGTCTATGGCAACAGAAGCAAGGCGGATGACCGCCTTCTCTGGTGGATACCCATCACATACACCACAGCAACGGAGTTGAACTTCCAGAATACACGACCTACAACTTGGATACCGCGTACCAAGACCTACGAGCTGGAGAATCGCAATCTCTCGACGGCCAAAtggtttattttcaatatacaaCAGACGGGTTATTATCGTGTCAATTACGATCTGGATAATTGGCGTGCAATTAATGCACATTTAATGGATCCCGTGAACTTTGCACAAATTGCACCTGCCAATCGTGCACAGCTTATTGATGATGTCTTGAATCTGGCTACTGGCTCCTACCTGTCCTACGACACAGCCATGAATCTAACCCGTTACCTCGCACACGAGACAAACCATGTTCCCTGGAAGGCGGCCATCacaaactttaactttatCGATTCCATGTTTGTCAAATCTGGTGACTACGATTTGCTCAAGGTACAGAAAACTCACATCTAAATATTAAGTCCTTTCAACTGACTGATTCTCCTCTCGCAGAACTATTTGCTGAAGCTGATGAGCCGTGTGTACGACGAGGTGTCTGGCAAGGATTCACAAAGCATTAATGAAAACATTCCGTTGCTGTTGAAGCGTGCTGAGATCCTTGGCATGGCCTGTCATCTTGGCCATCAGCAGTGCATCTCAGAGAGCACTAAGCAGTTCCAGAACTGGGTGCAAACTCCCAATCCCGATGCCTATAATCCGTGAGTTGAAATTAGATTCAAGT
The genomic region above belongs to Drosophila innubila isolate TH190305 chromosome 3R unlocalized genomic scaffold, UK_Dinn_1.0 2_E_3R, whole genome shotgun sequence and contains:
- the LOC117790480 gene encoding aminopeptidase N yields the protein MSTRMVVKEMPLHENLNMENRHGNAASSNSSNPPITTFSRMGKRFSISLTTAVLLASFFICTLLAVGFIVYNFATCAHLEPESGEEIVCTSVRLHNSKTSHGTDDEPKYVQDVRLPRSIQPLKYNISLVPQMEGNFSFTGTVQIRVRVLEDCYNITMHTEDLNITRNDVAVYRVVSKDKDEWETNSLRIHKQYLVAAKQFFVIQLYDKLLRGSEYVVNIRFTGIIKDYLQGFYRSSYEVLNETRWVASTQFQATDARRAFPCFDEPALKANFTLHIARPRHLTTISNMPILSSNNHESIPNYVWDHFAETLPMSTYLLAYAISDFTHISSGNFSVWARADAIRSAEYALSVGPKILDFLQNFFGIAFPLPKIDMIALPEFQAGAMENWGLITFRETAMLYEKGVSTASNKQRVASVVGHELAHQWFGNLVTPSWWSDIWLNEGFASYMEYLTANAVAPEWKLLDEFVVNELQTVFQLDALTTSHKISQEVGNPQEIFELFDRISYAKGSTVIRMMSHFLTDIVFRGGLSNYLREMAYKSATQDDLWRFLTDEAKASGLLDSSTSVKAIMDTWTLQTGFPVVKISRHPNSDAVRLEQVRFVYGNRSKADDRLLWWIPITYTTATELNFQNTRPTTWIPRTKTYELENRNLSTAKWFIFNIQQTGYYRVNYDLDNWRAINAHLMDPVNFAQIAPANRAQLIDDVLNLATGSYLSYDTAMNLTRYLAHETNHVPWKAAITNFNFIDSMFVKSGDYDLLKNYLLKLMSRVYDEVSGKDSQSINENIPLLLKRAEILGMACHLGHQQCISESTKQFQNWVQTPNPDAYNPINPNMRGIVYCSAIQYGTEFEWDFAFERYLKTNIPAEKELLLSALGCSKEPWLLYRYLRRAVAGQHIRKQDVFRVFAAVSTTVVGQEITFDYLRSNWKDINVYMGSSISNIHTMLKFATKRMNSKYQLAELEEFVRDAHWVYDRPIQQIVEQVDIRVDWMNRNYKSIVNWLQRETTINA